The Gopherus flavomarginatus isolate rGopFla2 chromosome 25, rGopFla2.mat.asm, whole genome shotgun sequence genome has a segment encoding these proteins:
- the LOC127040476 gene encoding signal transducer and activator of transcription 5B-like isoform X1: MRVWWRRCASKWCLLLSHLGNLELSLGVYPLRFHPYSARFSPMALWIQAQQLQGEALRQMQALCSQHFPIEVRHYLSQWIESQAWDSIDLDNPQENLKATQLLEGLIQELQKKADHQVGEDGFLLKIKLGHCATQLQVGAWSRNGAAFPFVSCQGPATPPGRSPVGRPSRAHSRGLERQQSA, encoded by the exons ATGAGGGTGTGGTGGAGGAGGTGTGCGAGCAAATGGTGTTTGCTTCTTTCTCATTTGGGGAACCTGGAGTTGAGTTTAGGAGTTTACCCGCTTCGTTTTCACCCCTACTCCGCCAG GTTCTCACCGATGGCCCTGTGGATCCAggcccagcagctgcagggagaggccCTGCGCCAGATGCAGGCGCTGTGCAGCCAGCACTTCCCCATCGAAGTGCGGCATTACCTGTCGCAGTGGATTGAGAGCCAGGCATG GGACTCCATCGACCTCGATAACCCCCAGGAGAACCTCAAAGCCACCcagctgctggaggggctgaTCCAGGAGCTGCAGAAGAAGGCCGATCACCAAGTGGGCGAGGACGGGTTCTTGCTGAAGATCAAGCTGGGGCATTGTGCCACTCAGCTGCAGGTCGGTGCCTGGAGCCGCAATGGGGCAGCCTTTCCCTTCGTGTCCTGCCAGGGGCCGGCCACGCCCCCCGGGCGCTCCCCCGTGGGCCGGCCAAGCCGGGCGCATAGCAGGGGGCTGGAACGGCAGCAGAGTGCGTGA
- the LOC127040476 gene encoding signal transducer and activator of transcription 5B-like isoform X2, with translation MALWIQAQQLQGEALRQMQALCSQHFPIEVRHYLSQWIESQAWDSIDLDNPQENLKATQLLEGLIQELQKKADHQVGEDGFLLKIKLGHCATQLQVGAWSRNGAAFPFVSCQGPATPPGRSPVGRPSRAHSRGLERQQSA, from the exons ATGGCCCTGTGGATCCAggcccagcagctgcagggagaggccCTGCGCCAGATGCAGGCGCTGTGCAGCCAGCACTTCCCCATCGAAGTGCGGCATTACCTGTCGCAGTGGATTGAGAGCCAGGCATG GGACTCCATCGACCTCGATAACCCCCAGGAGAACCTCAAAGCCACCcagctgctggaggggctgaTCCAGGAGCTGCAGAAGAAGGCCGATCACCAAGTGGGCGAGGACGGGTTCTTGCTGAAGATCAAGCTGGGGCATTGTGCCACTCAGCTGCAGGTCGGTGCCTGGAGCCGCAATGGGGCAGCCTTTCCCTTCGTGTCCTGCCAGGGGCCGGCCACGCCCCCCGGGCGCTCCCCCGTGGGCCGGCCAAGCCGGGCGCATAGCAGGGGGCTGGAACGGCAGCAGAGTGCGTGA